The window ATCCGGCGCGGCAATGCTCCGTCTGCGGAAAGAATACGAGCGACTGCTGGAAGAGAAAGATCGGGAAATCCGCCAGCTGAAAGCCAAACTGGAAGAAGCCATCCGACAGTCTGTTCGGAACAGGGAGAACTGGTTCCAGGTCTATGAAGACATGGAAAAAGAAACAAAGAAAATAAGCAGAAGAAAAGAATCAGAGATCCGGGCACTGCGGAAGATGCTTCGGGAAACAACTGACTCCCGTGATCAGTGGAAAGAAAAATATCTGGAACAGCTCCATCTGAGATATGACGCAGAAACCGCTCTGGAGGAAGAAAAGGGAAAGAACCTGAAATTGAGGGCCCAGCTGAACCGCGATTATGAGAATTCATCCATTCCATCTTCCAAAACAATCCGTCATAAAAAGATTGCGAACAACCGGGAAAAAAGCGGAAGGAAGCCAGGGGGACAGACCGGGCATAAAGGGCACTGCAGAAAACGTCAGACACCGACTGTGCCACCGATCTGCCTTCTGCCTCCACAGGAAGTACTGGATGATCCTGATTTTAAAAAGACAAAAAAAACGATCATAAAGCAGCTGGTCAACATCCGGCTTATGCTTGATGTCCGGGAATATCATGCAGACGTATACCGTAATTCCAAGACCGGAGAACTGGCACATGCACCGTTCCCAGCGGGAGTGGTCAATGATGTGAATTACGGCGGGAGTGTCCGGGCATTTCTTTTTCTGCTGAATAATGAATGCTGCACTTCCATCGATAAAAGCAGGAAATTCCTGTGTGATCTGACTGAGGGAAAACTGAATATCTCAAAGGGTATGGTCAGCAGCCTGTGCCAGGAGTTTGCTGCAAAAACAGAG of the Luxibacter massiliensis genome contains:
- a CDS encoding IS66 family transposase, with product MKVSFEYATQLQYENKALRERIRLLESGAAMLRLRKEYERLLEEKDREIRQLKAKLEEAIRQSVRNRENWFQVYEDMEKETKKISRRKESEIRALRKMLRETTDSRDQWKEKYLEQLHLRYDAETALEEEKGKNLKLRAQLNRDYENSSIPSSKTIRHKKIANNREKSGRKPGGQTGHKGHCRKRQTPTVPPICLLPPQEVLDDPDFKKTKKTIIKQLVNIRLMLDVREYHADVYRNSKTGELAHAPFPAGVVNDVNYGGSVRAFLFLLNNECCTSIDKSRKFLCDLTEGKLNISKGMVSSLCQEFAAKTEQERKKLFAEMLLSPVMHTDCTNAKVNGKPMYVFVCATPDGKTLYFARDRKGHEGVKGTVTEDYQGILVHDHESTFYQYQTGHQECLAHILRYLKDSIQNEQDRTWNREMRILIQEMIHYRNGLSPEDEPDSEKIAGFETRYREILHKAEEEYKDVPPNEYYKEGYNLYRRMEKYMENHLLFLHDHRVPATNNEAERLLRSYKRKQQQAVSFRSQESIDSLCKCMSVLVMMRQKEEQNLFEKISQIFG